One genomic region from Rosa rugosa chromosome 1, drRosRugo1.1, whole genome shotgun sequence encodes:
- the LOC133724470 gene encoding G-type lectin S-receptor-like serine/threonine-protein kinase LECRK3: MAFLVGCLLAFAVILNAEAKAVPSNISTDSSLTPTSNPSWLSSSGLYAFGFYEQGNGYAVGIVLAGVPEKTVVWTANRDDPLVSNNATLLFTSGGLSLQSTQGETPVTTTTQSAFSASMLDSGNFVLYNSDQEIVWQSFDYPTDTILPKQRLKAGAELYSAKSKTNSSKGIFRLSMQTDGNLVQYPVATLDAYYASNTPGSGDNVTLNLDVDGHLYLLNNTGFTIQNITNGATDEGKSYLLRLDVDGILRLYSYILKHNGNWSVEWLSTRDKCDPLGLCGFNSYCVLMDMEAECKCLPGFEPITPGDQTSGCGRNMVADVCKSENENFTYIMEEQPDTRWNDVAYMTWSSSDKEECNKACLEDCNCEAALFADGSCKKQRLPLSHGRRRYDTSNSVFIKVGKSKPPATDNIHSKGNKKEGGVAVLIVGVSFTAFGSILLLISVIMFWKHNVWAYKRMNKLNGDVEWNEDVAPQPYAYEQLEKMTDNFKEEVGRGASAIVYKGVMLSSQKLVAVKKLEKVAAEGAKEFQTEMKVIGRTHHRSLVRLLGYCHDGPKKLLVYEYMSNGSLADILFTPERKPHWEERMGIARNIARGFLYLHEECDTQIIHCDIKPQNILMDEYMCPKISDFGLAKLLQPEQTRTTTGIRGTKGYVAPEWHRKMPITVKADVYSFGIVLLEIVCCRRNVDWSVPEEEAILDELVYHYFESGELSKLLGDEEINRRQFERVIKVGLWCIQDEPSLRPSMKKVLLMLEGTVDIPTPPNPSSFLNTI; this comes from the coding sequence ATGGCTTTTCTTGTAGGCTGTCTTCTTGCCTTTGCAGTTATCCTGAATGCTGAAGCAAAAGCGGTGCCATCTAATATAAGCACTGACTCTTCTTTAACACCCACTTCCAACCCCTCGTGGTTGTCAAGCTCCGGTCTGTATGCCTTCGGCTTTTATGAGCAAGGAAATGGCTATGCTGTGGGGATAGTGCTTGCTGGAGTTCCTGAAAAGACTGTAGTCTGGACTGCAAACCGCGATGACCCCTTGGTCTCCAACAATGCCACCTTGCTCTTTACATCTGGCGGGCTTTCGTTGCAATCGACTCAAGGGGAAACACCTGTGACGACCACTACTCAGTCTGCTTTCTCTGCTTCAATGCTTGACTCGGGTAACTTTGTACTATACAACTCCGATCAGGAAATAGTATGGCAAAGTTTTGACTATCCAACTGATACCATTTTGCCAAAACAGCGTTTGAAAGCAGGGGCAGAGCTGTACTCTGCTAAATCCAAAACTAATAGCTCAAAAGGCATTTTCCGTCTCagtatgcagactgatggaaaCCTTGTTCAGTACCCGGTAGCTACTCTGGATGCTTACTATGCATCTAACACGCCAGGAAGTGGAGACAATGTGACACTAAACTTGGATGTTGATGGCCATCTCTACTTACTCAACAACACTGGTTTCACTATACAAAATATTACGAATGGAGCTACTGATGAAGGCAAATCTTATCTTCTGAGACTTGATGTAGATGGAATTCTTCGCTTGTATTCGTATATTTTGAAGCACAATGGCAACTGGTCAGTTGAGTGGTTATCTACAAGAGATAAGTGTGACCCTTTAGGTCTATGCGGATTTAATAGTTATTGTGTCTTAATGGATATGGAAGCTGAATGCAAATGCCTTCCAGGATTTGAGCCTATCACCCCTGGGGATCAGACTTCAGGCTGTGGGAGGAATATGGTTGCAGATGTTTGTAAGTCAGAGAATGAAAACTTCACATACATAATGGAAGAACAGCCCGACACAAGATGGAATGATGTTGCATACATGACTTGGTCATCATCAGACAAAGAAGAATGCAACAAGGCCTGCTTGGAGGATTGCAACTGTGAAGCCGCACTTTTCGCAGATGGAAGCTGCAAAAAGCAGAGGCTTCCTTTGAGTCATGGAAGAAGAAGGTATGACACTTCAAACTCAGTTTTCATCAAGGTTGGTAAATCTAAACCTCCAGCTACAGATAATATCCATTCAAAGGGAAACAAGAAAGAAGGTGGAGTTGCAGTCCTTATTGTTGGGGTTTCATTTACTGCTTTTGGGTCCATTTTGTTGCTGATCTCTGTAATTATGTTTTGGAAACATAATGTTTGGGCTTATAAAAGAATGAATAAGCTCAATGGTGATGTTGAATGGAATGAGGATGTGGCTCCACAACCATATGCTTATGAACAACTAGAGAAGATGACTGATAATTTCAAGGAGGAGGTCGGTAGAGGAGCTTCTGCAATAGTTTATAAAGGGGTGATGTTGAGTAGTCAAAAGCTAGTTGCTGTGAAGAAACTAGAGAAAGTTGCAGCTGAAGGAGCAAAAGAATTCCAGACTGAGATGAAAGTTATTGGCAGAACCCATCACCGGAGTTTAGTACGTTTGCTTGGGTATTGCCATGATGGACCAAAGAAGCTTTTGGTGTATGAGTACATGAGCAATGGTTCACTTGCAGATATTCTCTTCACACCTGAGAGGAAACCTCATTGGGAAGAAAGAATGGGAATTGCTCGAAACATAGCACGAGGGTTTCTTTATCTGCATGAAGAGTGTGATACACAGATCATCCACTGTGACATAAAGCCTCAAAACATATTGATGGATGAGTACATGTGCCCCAAAATCTCTGACTTTGGTTTGGCAAAGCTGCTTCAGCCAGAGCAGACCAGAACCACTACCGGCATTAGAGGGACTAAAGGGTATGTTGCGCCTGAGTGGCATAGGAAAATGCCTATAACAGTTAAAGCAGATGTTTATAGCTTTGGAATTGTGCTGTTGGAGATTGTGTGCTGTCGAAGGAATGTGGACTGGAGTGTTCCCGAGGAGGAAGCTATCTTGGATGAATTGGTCTACCATTACTTTGAGAGTGGTGAGCTCAGTAAATTGCTTGGGGATgaagagataaacagaaggCAATTTGAAAGGGTGATTAAAGTGGGACTTTGGTGCATCCAGGATGAGCCATCGCTTCGTCCTTCAATGAAGAAGGTTCTGCTTATGTTGGAAGGGACTGTAGACATCCCAACCCCTCCGAATCCAAGTTCTTTTCTCAATACCATCTAA